The DNA region GGCACGCGTTCGCACGCGAACGCACGGATCCCCGAAGGGGTTGGCGAGACGATCAGCGTGGCCGCCGCGTCCCCACGCAGCTTCAAACGACGCCGCAAGGCGTCTGGGTCGAGCTCTAGCCCGCGGTGCTTGATCTCGAGCCGCCCTACCCTGCGTTGCTTCAGGAAGTCCGCGATCAGGCGTTCCTTGAACGGGAGAACTTCTTTCACTCGGAAGGCGGACACGAGACCGCCCCGTGCTGGACTGCCCCCGGTTAGGTAGACGACGCGCGGGTCGAAGCGTGTCAGGCCGTGCTCGGCCGCGTAAGCGTCTACCAGGTGTGCGGCCACCAGCGACGGGTCTGGATCGAACAGGACATCGCCCGGCGTCTCGACGACGCGCGGGGCCGCATCGGACCGGCCCACGAAGCTCTCGGCCCGCGGGCCTCGCAGCAATGTGGCTGTACGCGAGCCCGGCGTGAGGGCCAGCCTGCCCGACCATACCACGAGCTGTCGGCACTGGCCCCCTCGGCTGATCCATTCCAGCTCGCACTGCTGCCGCCAGGCTTCGGGGGGCGCGGCCGCGGGGGCGAGCTTGATCGCTGCGTCGGCCGAGGCGACCCGCATCCGGTCGAGCTCCTCGAGGTTCGGCTCGTGTAATTCGACCCGTGTGGTCCGTTTCCCTTTCGGTCGGCGGTCGGGGTCGATGTGCCACGCGGCGCCTTTTAGGTCGATGGCGGTTGCGTCCTGCTGCACGACGCGCGCCTGGCCCCCCGTCGCTCGGACGTTGGCCTCGGCGATCCGCCCGACGACCCTGCAAAGGTCGACCCCCAGCGAAGGGCCCACCTGCGCAAACGCCATAAGGTCTCCCCCGATGCCGCAGCAGAGATCGATGATCTGACCGGCGTCGGCGAACCGACGCGCCTTCCAGCACGCAACGTCGGCGTCGGTAGACTGCTGCAAGCCGATCGATGTGAAGAACATCTCGCCGGCCGAGGGGAACTTCGCCGCCCCGCGACGCCGCAACTGCGCAGTCTCGATCAGCATCGCGGCCCGAGCGGGCGAGTGGCGGCGGCGGAGCTCCGCCACCAGCCGGGGGGTGCTCTGAGCGGCCGAGGCGAGCGCGGCGAGCTCATCGCCGGCGTGGAGACCCAGCAGCCATTCAACGT from Pirellulimonas nuda includes:
- a CDS encoding class I SAM-dependent methyltransferase; its protein translation is MLENASIEDVEWLLGLHAGDELAALASAAQSTPRLVAELRRRHSPARAAMLIETAQLRRRGAAKFPSAGEMFFTSIGLQQSTDADVACWKARRFADAGQIIDLCCGIGGDLMAFAQVGPSLGVDLCRVVGRIAEANVRATGGQARVVQQDATAIDLKGAAWHIDPDRRPKGKRTTRVELHEPNLEELDRMRVASADAAIKLAPAAAPPEAWRQQCELEWISRGGQCRQLVVWSGRLALTPGSRTATLLRGPRAESFVGRSDAAPRVVETPGDVLFDPDPSLVAAHLVDAYAAEHGLTRFDPRVVYLTGGSPARGGLVSAFRVKEVLPFKERLIADFLKQRRVGRLEIKHRGLELDPDALRRRLKLRGDAAATLIVSPTPSGIRAFACERVPAPAGASAESGANR